The Ostrea edulis chromosome 1, xbOstEdul1.1, whole genome shotgun sequence genomic sequence CTAAAAGGGATAGTCAAACATTTGCTGATATTTATAGTTtctcatgttttaaaaggaagttagCCGTTATGACGATGTAGTACATACATCCTTTATCGCCTTAAACACACTCAATTATACAGGGTCAACACTATATACGTCTCAGTATTTCAGTCATATAGAGCTAAAACAATTAAACTTTTTCCTTTCAGTTATGACTAAACGAGAGATAGGATTGCTCTGCAAGGAAGCCGCCAAATTTAGTTTCCGGTTTCCCTATAATCCATTCGTTCCAATTTCACATCTCTATAGGAACAAACCAGACGCATACTACAAcaacatatttacaaagaaGTGTGGAATCATGGGTAAATACATGAAAAACGACGGTGGAGACCAAGCATCGCCATTAAACAGAGCAATACGTGGCCTGTTTTTCAGTGCTCACTTGATGAGGGACACACTCCTCCCACCGATCGTGTCGCCTTTTGGAGATGTGCGATTACATATCCCGTCGACGTTTTTTCTGAATCCACACCTGAATCTTTATTTTGCGGATTTTTATTGTCATGTTGTAAATCATCACGTTACTCTTGTTGTAACAGTAAAAGAGAGCGATTCCGATAAGTTTTGTGAAGAAAGATTGGTTAGATTAAATCCTACAAATAATCCTTTTCTATATTTTGATGCTCGCTCTAATGTCAGTTTCGTTAATATGGCAGTAAATATCGAAGTATTGTATACCGAGGATatcgatttaaaaaaattacgACATCCTACGCGTAGTGGGGAAGTATTCTTCTCAAAATGTCCAACTAAAGGCGATTCTAAAACTAAGTCCTTCTCGGGGGGAcccaaaaatgaaaattgcgATATTTGTAATTTAACACCCAAGCATGATTGAATATCACAAATGTTCTTTTTTTAC encodes the following:
- the LOC125670208 gene encoding uncharacterized protein LOC125670208 isoform X1 gives rise to the protein MDTRPQQTKIDIHRIVIEIGLGDEKLARSLIVRSDDDETIQDWNTTLILVSHKSSTCVVSTTVETKTNKEVRVQIPADASFSKVMKDYTVYVFGVRAQDSKVVFESEVFLVDPEHHENNDESTLHLSTVKVTITHTPASQYAIKCLHRGTCIIFLVDLESKEKYCFKSSGNAHKLITPLTPLKDYKLTLYLGDGMHPENVNLTSTAKSQFRAVMTKREIGLLCKEAAKFSFRFPYNPFVPISHLYRNKPDAYYNNIFTKKCGIMGKYMKNDGGDQASPLNRAIRGLFFSAHLMRDTLLPPIVSPFGDVRLHIPSTFFLNPHLNLYFADFYCHVVNHHVTLVVTVKESDSDKFCEERLVRLNPTNNPFLYFDARSNVSFVNMAVNIEVLYTEDIDLKKLRHPTRSGEVFFSKCPTKGDSKTKSFSGGPKNENCDICNLTPKHD
- the LOC125670208 gene encoding uncharacterized protein LOC125670208 isoform X2, with the translated sequence MDTRPQQTKIDIHRIVIEIGLGDEKLARSLIVRSDDDETIQDWNTTLILVSHKSSTCVVSTTVETKTNKEVRVQIPADASFSKVMKDYTVYVFGVRAQDSKVVFESEVFLDPEHHENNDESTLHLSTVKVTITHTPASQYAIKCLHRGTCIIFLVDLESKEKYCFKSSGNAHKLITPLTPLKDYKLTLYLGDGMHPENVNLTSTAKSQFRAVMTKREIGLLCKEAAKFSFRFPYNPFVPISHLYRNKPDAYYNNIFTKKCGIMGKYMKNDGGDQASPLNRAIRGLFFSAHLMRDTLLPPIVSPFGDVRLHIPSTFFLNPHLNLYFADFYCHVVNHHVTLVVTVKESDSDKFCEERLVRLNPTNNPFLYFDARSNVSFVNMAVNIEVLYTEDIDLKKLRHPTRSGEVFFSKCPTKGDSKTKSFSGGPKNENCDICNLTPKHD
- the LOC125670208 gene encoding uncharacterized protein LOC125670208 isoform X3, which produces MSIDIHRIVIEIGLGDEKLARSLIVRSDDDETIQDWNTTLILVSHKSSTCVVSTTVETKTNKEVRVQIPADASFSKVMKDYTVYVFGVRAQDSKVVFESEVFLVDPEHHENNDESTLHLSTVKVTITHTPASQYAIKCLHRGTCIIFLVDLESKEKYCFKSSGNAHKLITPLTPLKDYKLTLYLGDGMHPENVNLTSTAKSQFRAVMTKREIGLLCKEAAKFSFRFPYNPFVPISHLYRNKPDAYYNNIFTKKCGIMGKYMKNDGGDQASPLNRAIRGLFFSAHLMRDTLLPPIVSPFGDVRLHIPSTFFLNPHLNLYFADFYCHVVNHHVTLVVTVKESDSDKFCEERLVRLNPTNNPFLYFDARSNVSFVNMAVNIEVLYTEDIDLKKLRHPTRSGEVFFSKCPTKGDSKTKSFSGGPKNENCDICNLTPKHD
- the LOC125670208 gene encoding uncharacterized protein LOC125670208 isoform X4, which gives rise to MSIDIHRIVIEIGLGDEKLARSLIVRSDDDETIQDWNTTLILVSHKSSTCVVSTTVETKTNKEVRVQIPADASFSKVMKDYTVYVFGVRAQDSKVVFESEVFLDPEHHENNDESTLHLSTVKVTITHTPASQYAIKCLHRGTCIIFLVDLESKEKYCFKSSGNAHKLITPLTPLKDYKLTLYLGDGMHPENVNLTSTAKSQFRAVMTKREIGLLCKEAAKFSFRFPYNPFVPISHLYRNKPDAYYNNIFTKKCGIMGKYMKNDGGDQASPLNRAIRGLFFSAHLMRDTLLPPIVSPFGDVRLHIPSTFFLNPHLNLYFADFYCHVVNHHVTLVVTVKESDSDKFCEERLVRLNPTNNPFLYFDARSNVSFVNMAVNIEVLYTEDIDLKKLRHPTRSGEVFFSKCPTKGDSKTKSFSGGPKNENCDICNLTPKHD
- the LOC125670208 gene encoding phytanoyl-CoA hydroxylase-interacting protein-like isoform X5, with the protein product MKDYTVYVFGVRAQDSKVVFESEVFLVDPEHHENNDESTLHLSTVKVTITHTPASQYAIKCLHRGTCIIFLVDLESKEKYCFKSSGNAHKLITPLTPLKDYKLTLYLGDGMHPENVNLTSTAKSQFRAVMTKREIGLLCKEAAKFSFRFPYNPFVPISHLYRNKPDAYYNNIFTKKCGIMGKYMKNDGGDQASPLNRAIRGLFFSAHLMRDTLLPPIVSPFGDVRLHIPSTFFLNPHLNLYFADFYCHVVNHHVTLVVTVKESDSDKFCEERLVRLNPTNNPFLYFDARSNVSFVNMAVNIEVLYTEDIDLKKLRHPTRSGEVFFSKCPTKGDSKTKSFSGGPKNENCDICNLTPKHD